TATGGAACATTAAAAGAAACTTTCCATGAATTGAGCGATTTGGTACAAAAATAGAAAAAGAAAAAGCCCTTTCTATTTAAAAAGGGGCTTTTTCTTCATATTACTTGAATGTATAAGATTTTTATACTATAAGTAGAAGTATAACTATTATAGGAGATTTTTATGTCAACAGAAATCATCCAAACCAAAAAGAAATTATTTGCTAATCTTATTGATTTATATGTGTGCGACCATACCTACCTATTTTACATTAAATAAATTTATGGTTGTTGATCTGCCGCTTATAACATTAGCATCTACACTGTACTTAATCAGAGCTGAATACATAAGAATAAGCATAAAAGAAGCCTTCTCCAGAATATCAATCGGCGGTTGGGTTCAGAAGGCGATTTTTATTCCATTATTATTAGAAATCGCTTTCAATTTATTGGTTCCTAGCTCTAAAATTAATGTGCCACATCAACTTATGCTGGAGTATCCAATTCAGTCCGTTCATATGATTTTAAACGCTCCTATCGTAGAAGAAATAATTTTCCGTAAGATAATCTTTGGATCCTTAGTTTCGAAAAGCAATTTTTTTATCAGCGCTTTTATTAGTTCTATACTATTTGCTGCTTTGCATAACGATTGGCAAGGATTCCTACTATACTTCGTTATCGGAGTTGTTTTCTGCTATATTTACTATAAATCTAGTTCCATAATTCCAACCCTAATAGGGCATTTAATTTTAAACTTTATTTTTATAATTAATGTTTCCAATCATATATAACTGGTCGAAGTCGATTTATGTCGACCTTTGTAGTATATTAAATAGTATATGCTTTTGGTATAAATAGGCTTATACTCTCTTTAAGAGGATTGGCTATACAAAAGAACGAATAAAAAAGCAGAAAACATAATAATGAAACGATGGTGAATCAACATGAACTTCTTAATTAATATTTTCTTTTCATTTATTGAGTTTCTAGCGGGCCTTTCCTTTGCGGATGTACTCTTCAGATTGCCAGTAGAGAAGAACAAGAGATTAAAACACGTGATTATATCTTTATTTCTCGCCTTAGAATCAGCATATTTTACAACTTATTGGCATAACGCACTAATAAACTTTATGTTCACTTTATTTTTGTGGATAATTTCGTTAGTAGTATTTTTTCAAATTTCGATCTGGTTTAGTATGTTAATTGGCATTGTTTCAGGCTTGTTGGGTGTTGGACTTGAATTGATTGGGTTTATGATAGGAAATTTAATTGAATCAATAAATTTAAATAAAATCGATGACTTAACGAGGAACATAGTTCTATTTTCTGTTGCACTTGTTCTTTACTTAGTCTCTGTTTTGTTAAGCAGGAAAAAATTTGGATTTTTAATTCCTAATATTTACGCAAATCCTCCATTAAACAAACTTTTTTTCATTGTTTCTTCGTGTATGATAACATCCCTATTAGTTACAGTCTTTGTTAATTATTTATACATTGGAAATATTGGAATTATTCATTTAATTGGTACAGTATTATTATTAATATGTACATTTCTAGTTGTAACTTTCTCTTATAAATTAAATAAGAAACTTCTAAAAGATAAATATAATAGAAACGGGAATTCGACATGGATTTAATTGATAGATATATAGCAAGCATTGCTGATTATTCTGTTAATAATAATCCGAAATCTCCATCTCGAGAGGTTATCGTTTTTGTTTTTAAAGTTTTGGCAAAATATTTCCGTTAGCTTCGCTACAACACTTATTATATCGATTTTTACAAATCACATAAAAGAAGCATTACTCGTTATACTTTGTACAATTCTTCTTAAAATGTTTATTGGCAGTTTACATTTTGAATCATCAAGTTTATGTATGATATATTCATCACTAGTTATGATAGGACTCACTCATATTAATATTGACAACTCTTATTTCAACTACTTTATTGGTTTCCTAGCAGCATTATCTATAATATTATATGCTCCAAAAAATGTTAGAGTTTTTTTCAAATTCAAGAAAGAAAATTTCAAATATCTAAAATGGCTAGGTGTACTACTTATTCTCTTAAGTCTAGTCTTGGGAAATTCCACTATCATTCTTAGTTTTGCTTTTTATTCTATATCAATAAGTCCTTTATTCGAAAAATTATTCATACTCTTAGAAAGGAGGAAACAACCATGAAAAAAAATTACGTTAACTGCAATATCTATGATTGTCGCAGCAGTAGCTATGATCATTCCATTGGCTGGTCCATTAAGTTGGTCTGCTAACTCCCCAGAAATCCCACAAGAACTAAAAGACAAATGGAATGTATAATTCCATGTCCAGCAAAAACGGACTATCTCTACATAGAGATAGTCCGTTTTTGCTTACTTTCGTTTTTACACAAAAAAAGAAACCCGCATATGCCGTCCGGTTTTGGTGTTTCAAACCCGCTCTCGCAGGTGGGTGTCCGCAAAAGCATATTAGAAGTCCCTTTTCGAGGGCATGTCAGCTATGCTTTGATTTAGGTCTCCCTAGAAACAGTCATTGGTTCAAAACAACTTAAAACCGAGACGAACATCGCAGGATTCTTTTGTAGTTCTTATTATAGTGCTCTACAACATGTTTTTCAACTGGTAGGTTTACACTTTATTGTTCTCATCATTGGATGAAGTATGCGTGTCCGACTCATGAGATTCTGACAAGCTAGGCTCCGATTCTGTGATGTCTTTATCGTTGTCATCTTCGTTCTGCTCTTGATTCATTTGAGCCTTCTCTTCAAGCTCCTGCTGTTTCATTTGAAGCTTCGTGAAGCTACGGTTAAACTGCCAGAAGGAGAACGTTGCGACAACGCTTCCCATGAAGAATACAACAAGGAAAAAATTCATCTTGGTTAAGCAGATGTAGACGATTACACCATTACAAAGTATGGTGACGATCGAATTGATCGGACTGCCAATAGTGATCAGAATGGAGTTTTTGACTATCTGAAGCACCTTCATATGCAAATGAACCATGATGGAGAAGAAGTTAAACATGGCGATAGCAATAACTACTGAAAATGCGATAAACAGCACAGAAAGCATTTTCAGAGATCCGCCTTGCTTGGTGTAAAAGAAATAGTTCACGACAATGATCGCGATAACAATAATGAATATGATTCCGCCAACCATACTCTGAACATAATTTTCTTTATAGCCGCGGAAAAATGTTTTCAGAAGCGGCACATCTTCTTCCCCAGTCACCCATTTTCTTGCTACGGTGAACATCGCGGCCGTTGCAGGAAATAATGTAAACGGTGACAATATCGCTACAATAGGAAGTATGGATAGAAATGCATCCGTAGTTTGACTTACCAAACCCATAAATCCGAAAAAGAAAACTGGAATCGAGCACACAATCCACAAAAGATTAATGACGGTTAACCGCATAATCCATTCGGTAATTCTGTATAGCCCTCCCATGACTCCTCTAAACTCCAAAACTGGGCCCTCCTCAGCAGATGTAATGTTTCCATTATAACTTATTTTCATCTATATAGGTAGACGTTTGAAAGGATTGGAAACAGCGCAAAAAAGGCGAGGATCTTGTAATCCCCGCCCCTCTCATATATTAGTTGTTCACCAAAGTCTCTTCGTTCTTGCGCGGAGCTCTGGAACGGTCACGGTTTCCGCTGTTATAATCTCGGTTGCGATTTGAAGAACTGCGTCCTTCTCCATCACGGTTGTAGCCGCCTTCTTTGGAACCGTAATCGCGTCCGTCTCTGCGAGGATATCTGGAGTTAGAGCCATAGCCTCCCCCGCCTTGACGATCGTTTCTACGGTCTCCTGAGCCGTAACCGCCTCCGCCTACACGGCGGCCTGAGCTGCGAACATCGAATTTTTTCTTTCTAGCGCGAATTGGCTCTTCCGGAGTAAGTTCGATTTCAACTTCTTTCTTCTCGCCGGTCAGTAGCTTCATTGCAGCCGCAAGCAAGTTAACGGAATCATACTGCTCAAGCATTTGAATAGCCAAGCCTTTGAACTCGTTGTGGCTTTCATTTTGCATAATTTCCAAAATGCGTTCAGCTGTGACTTTTTGTTTACCTTCAATCGCATCCGCCAAGCTAGGTAGCGGCTTTTTGGAAATGCGGTGACGAGTCACTTTTTCGATAAAATGCAGGTGATCAATTTCTCTTGGGGTAACAAATGTCCAAGCTGTTCCTTCTTTACCAGCGCGTCCAGTACGACCGATACGGTGTACGTAGCTTTCAGGGTCTTGAGGAAGGTCAAAGTTCACTACGTGAGTAACACCGGACACGTCCAATCCGCGTGCAGCCACGTCTGTAGCAACAAGAACATCAATGCTGCCGTCACGGAACTTTCTCATGACATTGTCACGTTGATTTTGGGACAAGTCGCCGTGCAAGCCTTCTGCCGCGTAACCTCTTTTTTGCAACGCTTCAGCAAGCTCATCGACTCTTCGCTTTGTTCTTCCGAAAATAATCGCAAGCTCAGGAGATTCCATATCCAGCAAACGGCTAAGGGCCTCAAACTTCTGTTTCTCATGAAGCTCAATATACGCCTGATCGATTAGCGGAGCGCTAATGCTTAGGAATAACGGAAACATGCTCAGGGTTGTTAAGGAATTGTTGCGCCAATTTTTGAATGTTAGCAGGCATAGTTGCGGAGAACAGCATCGTATGACGCTCGTCAGGAACTAGACTCAGGATGGATTGAATATCATCCATGAAGCCCATATCCAGCATTTCATCCGCTTCATCAAGAATAACAGTTTTTACATCATCCAGTTTAATCGTTTTGCGGTTGATATGATCAAGCAAACGTCCTGGAGTTCCGATAATGATCTGCGGTTTCTTTTTAAGTGCACGAATTTGCTTAACGATATCCTGTCCGCCGTAAATTGGCAGTGAGCGAATTCCTTTGAAGCGTCCAAGCTTCTCGATCTCTTCCGCTACCTGAATCGCAAGCTCTCTTGTAGGACACATGATAAGTGCACTAATCCGGTCTTCTGTGATGTTGATTTTATTAACAAGCGGTATACCGAATGCTGCGGTTTTTCCGTACCGGTCTGTGCTTGACCGATTAAATCGCGGCCTTCCATAGCGAGCGGAATTGTTTTTTCTTGAATCGGTGTAGATTCTTCAAAACCCATCTCCGTAATTGCGCGTAAAATTTTTGGTTCTAAACCAAACTCTTGAAATGTTTTCAATACATTCAATCTCCTTTTGTACAGGGCAGGCT
This genomic window from Paenibacillus hexagrammi contains:
- a CDS encoding accessory gene regulator B family protein produces the protein MFLKFWQNISVSFATTLIISIFTNHIKEALLVILCTILLKMFIGSLHFESSSLCMIYSSLVMIGLTHINIDNSYFNYFIGFLAALSIILYAPKNVRVFFKFKKENFKYLKWLGVLLILLSLVLGNSTIILSFAFYSISISPLFEKLFILLERRKQP
- a CDS encoding YesL family protein; the protein is MEFRGVMGGLYRITEWIMRLTVINLLWIVCSIPVFFFGFMGLVSQTTDAFLSILPIVAILSPFTLFPATAAMFTVARKWVTGEEDVPLLKTFFRGYKENYVQSMVGGIIFIIVIAIIVVNYFFYTKQGGSLKMLSVLFIAFSVVIAIAMFNFFSIMVHLHMKVLQIVKNSILITIGSPINSIVTILCNGVIVYICLTKMNFFLVVFFMGSVVATFSFWQFNRSFTKLQMKQQELEEKAQMNQEQNEDDNDKDITESEPSLSESHESDTHTSSNDENNKV
- a CDS encoding CPBP family intramembrane glutamic endopeptidase — translated: MILNAPIVEEIIFRKIIFGSLVSKSNFFISAFISSILFAALHNDWQGFLLYFVIGVVFCYIYYKSSSIIPTLIGHLILNFIFIINVSNHI